The sequence below is a genomic window from Peromyscus maniculatus bairdii isolate BWxNUB_F1_BW_parent chromosome 17, HU_Pman_BW_mat_3.1, whole genome shotgun sequence.
TGGTCAGTGATTCTCAAACTAGAATGTCTCCACTTCTCATTTTTAGATACTATAATGTTCAATGGTGCTTAATTCTAACTTATATGAGATGTTTATGTTAAGGAGTTGTACAAAATTACCAAACAACAGAAATCACTTCCTGTCTACACATGCTATGCAATAGTACCACAGAAAGCAGCTTTGAACACCACATGAGGATTTTCTAGGACATATGCATGACTAGAAGTGTGTAGAGTCTCTAGGAACATGGACACAGCGGTGCTTGAACACATGCATTGCATAAGTAAAAATCCCCATGGAAATTTACTTCATAAAATCAACACCCTAGAATGACCTACACTTTTCCAGACCCTCCATCCAAATCTTCAGCAGCTGAGCTCATTTTGAATAAAATTGCATGAAAAGGATTAGGAAAGAAATGTAACAGAAATGTGTGGAATAGTGGTCCCCGGttttgaagataattttaaataaaacaactgGAGATAGACTCCCTTAGGGAAAGtcaggctttttaaaaagaatccatCTTACAGTATGGGTTTAGTCAGTTCAGATAATTTAGAAAACTGGGCTGGTGTGCTTAGATGCGGTGCCAATAACTCAATGCTTCTATTTATTAATAATTTCCCTGGCTTTAAGTGGAAGATTTaaccataaaatttaaaaaatctggatTTAAATAAGAAGTGTGCATAGGAAAGATGAAGATGAAATACTTTAGGCCACAGACTGTGGAATAGTGTTGAAAATATAATGATGTTGTCCATAATAATAAGTAGGAAATATTTTAGACAGCATAGGgtcataaaatgattttaaaatactcTGAAAGCCTAGATTAGAAATGAGGACAGTTACACTATAGTTAACCTGACTAACTTACAATCCCTCTGTGTGTTGTTAGATCATCTTAGAAGTTGTTGAACTACCATGCTTTAATATGACAGAAGCACTGAGTAGAATAAGTTACAACTATCATATgctcttagaagaaaaaaatactgtgTATTGATTTTTCAGATTCAGCTCAAAGTTTCTGAGGAGCTCAAAGAACTGTCTTTCTCCTTAGtgaaagaaatgaaaccagaatTCAAGCTCAACCTAAACCCAAATGGGGCTTAGGAATGGCACAGTAATACCACTTGGCATTTCTTATGTTAGCCTGTTCCTTCTACActggataaaaataaagaaaagaaagcatctaaaaCAGAACCACCCTATTACAACCCAAATTTGCCCATGAAAGCAGAAACATTCTGGCCGGCATCTGAGTCTTTTTTCCACTTTCCGTAGCCTCCCACACTATAATGACTTATGCATGGAATTCAGAggctttatatttttcttctcagtgCAAGGTGAATGCCAACATGGAAAATATGAATGATGGCCATTTTCAAAGATGGCCACAAACCTCGGAAGGAATCAAAAAGTATCCAGAAGGATATTTGGTCCTACCAGGGTACCAAAAAGCTAGCACATCTTAATTCCATCCATCTTTATAGGGTGTGACTATTTACCTTTCTAGCATGTGCTTAGTTAGAATAACTTGAAATTTTTGGTGTGGAGTCAGAGTCCTTTTCAAAAGATGGGATTGAAGCCAGCCTAGCAGTTAATCTGGTTTATGGCTGAGGGCAACAGTATATGCTGGCAGTTCCTGTGCAGAGCAGAAACTAAAAACTGTCTGCTCTTTCAGTGGGATTTTTCATTCACAGTCTAATAATGTGTTTCCACTGTAGATTGACATTTGAGTTAGTCAGTTCTAGAAGGCTGACTTTAACATGGATAAAGCTTGTTTTCTTTAACTTGTTTAAATAATTCAAGAGAGAGGATGCAGACCTGGGAAGTTCTTACATTTTGTCCTTTCCTTACATGTGATTTTGCTGTTTGCTTAAATCTGTATGGTCCAAGTCCTAACAGAAATGTACGAACATCTTTATAAGGAAAGAGAGTAAGACTTGAGTATTTGAAGACTGGATCTAATTGTCTTATTATGCTCACATCTCCTTTTTGGTTCACCCGAATTGCTTCACGGGGCGTTAGAATTCATACATAGTAAAAATATGAGGGAAGAGTATGATGAAGGTTAAAATATCATAATTCTGTGGAGACAATGAACTCCATTGGTTATTTGAGCCTGGCCCTTGAAAGCTCGATCTAATTTAAAACATTGGCTCTTGTCCTAAATCTATTGctttgaatacatatatatattaggcTTCAACAATATTTCCATGATATTAATAATGGCAGAAAATGAATATAAGGATAGAAATATCTATCCTAAAGCCTAAAGCCTTATGATAGAATGAGTCATACTTTCTTATTCATGAATTGTGAGTTAATATGAATTAAACTGTATTATTTTGCTTCTCTGTTATACCCTGGGGTAGAGACATCCTGGTCACTAGAACCAGTATGAGTTCTTTTACACACTAATGTATTGCATATGCTGTCTCTGTTGCTCAAGTTTGCAGGACCAGTTCCCTGGTGGCCTTTGTTTCAGTTCAAACCAAACAGCAAATCAATTTCCTTAATGGCTTTTGTTCACAAAAGTAAATCAGGAAAGCATGCAAAGCCAGAGCAAGAAGTTAGTTTTTCCAGTGAATTTTATTAAGTATTGcaattcaaatattttcttaatggaGCTTAAAACGTTTTGGTACTTACATCTTCATTCACTAATAAACCAGCCCAATTGGTTTTTAAGTACTGATAAGGTTTCACTAAAAATACTAAATGCAATTTTTTCTCTAATATTAGACTGATTCTGAGAAAGAAAACCATTAAGTCTATCAAGCAAAGACTTTGTATTATTTCCTACCTCTGTTTAATAGCACAGATTTACATTCTTTGACATGAAATATTATTACCTTGGAAATGTATCTATAACAGCatattttcaaactttttaaCAGGCAACAAAATGGCAGAACACACTCTCTTCCTTGATCCATGAATTCAAAATCATCTTTGGTCAATTTCCATCCCAGGTGAGCGTCATACGGAATGCATCTCCTTGTCTGTTGTTAAGCTATGGCGACATGTCTGTAGCTATCAGAAAAAGGAGCTGGGAAGAGCATGTGACCCAACAGACTGGACAGCCTTTTAATTCTGATGAGTATGACATAGCATGTCACCACGGACTGGCATCCGACAGCTTGCAGGCAAGTATGGAAAAAGATGCAACCTTAAATGTGGACCAGAAAGAGAAGTGTGCCTCTCTACCAGACTGCTGTTGTGGGCCAGAGCCTAGAGACTTTCCTGGGAGGCCAATGGGTCACATTTCACAGGAGGTGGATGAAAGCGGCAGCCAGGAAGGAGACGAGCAGTTTCTGTCTCTGGAAGCCAGCACAGAGACACTAGTGCACATTTCTGATGAGGATACTGATTCTGATCTCCACCTCACCAATGATTCACAGATTTCAACTCCCCAAAGGCACGCAAGGGACAGCCAACGTAGTATCGAAGGAGCAGGCTCCTTCATGAAGGCATTGTCCATCAGGCAAAGTCACCAAGACTCATGTGACTCCTGGAGGAAAGCAGATGAAGCCAATGTCTCTACAGCAGAAGAAAGAGGCAAAAGACAAGGTGTTGGTGCTGTAAGCAAAAGCCTGGAGCTTTGTAAGGATATAAGTTCAGATGAAACAAAAGATGTGCCCCAAATCAATACATTCAGTTCTTTGAACGTGGAAGATACTGCACCCGAGACACAGCTGCTTAATTCTGCGGTAATCGCTCAACAACGAAGGAAACCAGACTCCTCTAAAGAGGAACAGGAAAAAACATGCCACCCCGTAGTAGTAGAAGAAGAGCTCTTGGCTGCTCCTGGTGCAGACAGAGGGCTGCCATTATTGAAAGCAGATTTCGGAAGCTGCCTTCTACAGCCGCCTTCCTGCCCTGGTGGAATGTCAGCAGAAAATGACCTGCAGAAGACTGGGTTCTCAGAACATCAAAACAACAGCCCTCTCAAGGTCAACCCAGACCATGGCATGCAGTGTTTACACTTAAGGGGCCCCGTGACCACCCAGGAGACCGTAGACAATCAGGTCAGACTGCGCAAGAGAAAGGTAAGCCTCGCGCGTAGATCATCTGGCTTTCGAAATGTTGGTAAATATCTTTATTTCATTACTTACAAATTTTCTTGGGCTGAAAAGGATGCACAgatgtttagtttagttttgtttggaCTCCGTTATGTATCCCATACAATTTAAAGACCATTCACTTGATAAGATTATGGAGATATGTGAGAGTTGACATATAATGATCTTACTATTTCACTAATAACATTGTATTGGTGTGCggccttttaaaattgtttcaagATAGGAATCAACATGGCTTGCTTTCCTTGGAAATTATTAGCCACCACCCACAGCCTGCCACTTTGTAGTTCATGGCCTTCTGGAAAATGACGTGTAAGTTTTATAAGAAATACTGAAGTGTACTTAATTTTGTCTCATTTGGTTggccttgttttcttttccaaagcatGTTTAGTCATTTTCACtcacatatttaaaacaaaaacaaaaacaaacaaacaaaaacaacttgggacAGATaaaatggctcagaggataaggcCATATggttctcttccagaggaccagagttcaattcccagcacccatgagcaGTGGCTCGCAACTACCTGTGATTCCAACTCCAGGGCATCCCATGCATTCTCCCAGCCTCTGTGGGCCGCTGTGCTTATctgcacatacctacatgcagatgcacacatatacacagaatttaaaagtacaataactctttaaaattcaaaataatcctGTCCATATGGAAAGACAATACCTTATATGTACTTTAAATGTTACTCTAGTACATCCACTATCAATAGACACACCATTATGCCTTTTCCTTGAAAAGGGCCAGTACatgacattcatttttattttataccaaGGCCCCTTTGAATGAATCTAAGGATTCCCCTGAGGAATCTTCCAGATCAGAAAAGTACAGGGGTGGCCCTACATGACTGAGTTAGCATTGAACTCTTATTCAAGGTTGCAGGCTtcctttatgtatatttttaaacatccaTAAACTGATGTAAATCTGGTAGTTTCTTCTCCCATCACTCTTCTGCTGCAGTTGAAGAAACCCTGAAGACTGGAACACTTTGTGCAGtaaaaattttttgaaaagatacttttcttctcctctcctggtGTAATCTTAATCCATAAATTCACATTTACAAAACTTAAAGTAGATATTCTTCATTCTGTTGAACTGGGGCTACCCACCTACTGTCTGAAAGGGGACCTTTCCAAGTCTCTCTTATTTCCATAAACTATGGTTTTTGTTAACAAACTTCATCAGTAGTGTATCACTAGTCCATTGAAATGAGCTCAAGGGCATTACCGCAGACGTCGATATGCTCAGCCTGTGTACCTACAGTATTCTGTGCCTCTGGCAAACATGCCCTTCCTTGTGTAAGTTGTATTGAAATGTCAGTGCTCCATTAAATTGTTATgattggaatgttcaggtctcaTTTCCAGAAATTTCCATATGTCCTCTCAAATCTGTTGGAGAGAATGCAATAATGACACAAGACAATATTAACTGACTTATGGCATAGCTccctaaaataagataaatctggtcccactgcctaccAGCACATTGAACATTCCTGCAACATATGCTCATGGTTGGCCATTGATATCAATATGAGGAATGCCGGAAGGAATCTGCTCCTCGACATACTGCTAAAGACTGCACTTTGAAGGCTGTAGTTATATCTCATTTGCAGgttctaatttaaattttctattttaagcATTTCAACACTCCAAAGTGTTGCAGCATTAAAACCTTTTGGCTTGCCTTCGAATGAGAAGATTAAATGCAAACATACAGGTTCAAAATTTGCTGTAGAAAGCGTGGCTAAGATAGAAACcattagaaataaaatgtgtagcatgaatcttaaaaggtcttattaataaaatcaaacccagagccaggtattggggtgaatgctgaaagattagagaaacagaacaagccacagcgacctcaccttgccaattcttcagctgctcctgtttcctcagactggaagcctctgagtcctcatccaaatggatctcagctgaactgctactcacagcctgaaagcttaaccaggctctagttactagtcctcacgccttatatatctttctgcttcctgctatcacttcctgggattaaagtcatgtgtcaccatgcctggttgtttccagtgtggctttgaactcacagggattccgatggatctctgcctctggaatgctaggattaaagacatttgtAACTAttattgcctaacctctatgtttaatattgtggctgttctgttctctgaccccccagataagtttattaaggtgcactatattggggaacacaatatcaccacaaaaatgtGTAATAACTGTTGTTTTACCTGTTATTAATGAGGGTTAAATAACTATGAATTGAAAATCAGCTCAGATtgtaccaaaataaacaaaagtatacATAAAACAATATGTACAGAGATATTTactaaaactaaaaactaaaggaaacagaggaaaCAGCCTAAATTTTGATCGGTATATAGGTCACTATTATGGACTGTATGGAATGCTATACAGCCATTAAGGACTTGGAGTGAAGGGCTTTcagagatggcccagtcagtgaagtgctcaccagacaaacaggaagaactCAGATTGATTTCCCAGTACACATgtaaaaagctaggtgtggcaAGGCAtaccttaaccccagcactcaagggcCAGAGACAGTGGGACCCatggacttgctggccagctggtctagccAAATGGTAAACGTCAggatcaatgagagaccctgtcccaaaaataaagtggagaattggggctggagagattgttcagtgcTTATCTCAGGGGCCCTggcttcaatttccagcacccacacgttgtctcacaaccatctttagCTCCAGTCCCAGTGGATTCAATGCCTCTTCCAGACTCCATGGACACCAGACATGtacttggtgcacatacatacatgcaggcataacacccccacacacaaaataaagctgaaatttaaaaagaaaagaaaagaaaaaaagatggagagtgatagaaaGTACTTagcatcagcctctggcctccacatacatgtacacccttacactcatatgcacacacataaacagagaGATAcaagagcacatgcacacacacatacacacacacacacacacacacacacacacacacacaagatgaagTGAAAATCATGGCACTCATGTTCAAGATATTCATGGTATTGTTCATCTGGGAAAAAATTATTGTCAAATTAGTAAGTATAGCATATTCCAGTTTGAGTGAAAAGTATATCTATATGTttagaaattaataaaactataTGTTTTGGTCAGTGTcctgttgctgtaaagagacaccataaccaaggcaactcttataagagaaaacattttacggccaggcggtggtggctcacgcctttaatcccagcactcgggaggcagaggcaggcagatctttgtgagttcgaggccagcctggtctacagagcaagatccaggaaaggtgcaaagctacacagagaaaccctgtctcaaaaaatgagagagagagagagagagagagagagagagagagagagagagagagagagagagagagagagagagaagcatttaactggtggcttgcttatagtttagTACATTGTCATCATGATAGGAAGGAGATAGGCATGGTATTGGAGCAATACCTGAGTTCTTTACATCCTGAGTCACAGGCAGAAGGTGGGGAATAAGAggagatagaggagagagacagagagagaaagagagagagagagagagagagagagagagagagagagagagagagagagagagagagagctgctagGCAAGTATTGTATAACCAGGCTATAGTCCtaacgtttttgttttttttgtttgtttgtttgtttgtttgtttgtattgagtgagacagagtctctctgaaCTGGCCTgaactgacctggaattcactatgtagctcaggtagTATTGAGTATGGACTGCCTCAATCATACAGTTTTGCTGCTTTAGCCTTCTGGATAGCTGGGATTAGAGGTCTCTGCCACAGGGTTTACTGGAAACAATGTTTGCAGGGACGCGTGTGAACCACTTTTTCTTGTCTGTACAATGTGAGGTGCCAGATACCAGAAATAGTTGGCTAAGCCATCTATCTAGTTAAAACTGCTTCTCAGTCATGGTATAACACAAGAAGAGAGGTTGGAAATGTAAAAGAGCCTGTGAGATCATTCGAGGTGAGGAATTTCAATCAGCTGATTAACTGATTGCCAAATAAGAATACCAAATTCTTCACTGAATGTTCGGGCATAGATTTTCTTTCACTGGAGTATAATCCATGTTCTAAGTTTGAAATAAAGcagacaaataaacagaaaaacaatcaaatagGCTACAAAAGTCTTCAGTCTGCAGGGGGTAGCCTGAAATCCCTCTACTTGGGAGACTGATGCAGAAGGATGCGAGATATGAAAATAGCTTTCATTATccaataagatcctgtctcaaggaacaaaacaaagcaaataaaccaATGGGTGACCTCTTGAATATGTTCCCTGGTACTCCTCTAGACATGGTGGGCCTCATATCTAcatcattactttttaaaacccGTAAGGTGTAGCAGACGCTCACTATTTTATATGACTTTGCCCAGTAATATCTGGAATAGACACACATGAATTTATAAGTAGTCTCCATCACAGAGGAATGCATCGTAGCCTACCTAGCCAATGAGCTTTGGACCTAATACTACACTTTTGAgtttaaatatgttaaaatagTCCATGGAATTGAAATTGATACCATGAAATATAAGGGAAACCAAGAGAATTGCAAACATTAGTGAATGAGCCACACGGCTGTGTGGCATACGACTTGAGTGCCCTTACAGCCTTGGGTGAAACCCTGGGCTGAGACAGCTGCTTAAAAGCAGTCCTCAGAGATGCATTCCACAGAAGTCTGGAGGCGGGAGAGAGTCTAAGAAGTGGTCTCTTAAACCAAACGATATGTGAAGATGGAAAAGACATGGGGAAAGACTTGAGGTTGGGGTTTTTTGGAAAAGTTAGTGTTATTTGTCATTGATGGTGGTTTACTAATTAAAGAGTCCCAAATTCCATCTTCCATAAAGAGCATTTATGTATTTGCCAAGCTTTTGAGTAATAGTATAGTTAAAGAAATGTATggatgtgtttttattaatacacTTAGATGAGACATAAACCATACTACAAAGCAGGATAAACTCCAAAACGTATTGCTTTGGAGTAATAACTTTGAAATGGCAACAATACCCACTTCCAAGGAACTCCCTCCATCCAACAGCAAACTGATTTTGGCTTTGGGATTCCTGATGTGtgtgatggtacacacacacatacatatgtataaaaatgtaaaaataaattaacttaaaTAAAAAGTGGATAATTGCTCAAAAAATGATACCGGAGAACACTCAGGTTCTTTCAGTCATCTCTAGCCTACACACACTCTCAcgcatatgtatgtatttgcttatacaCATATGCACCTGCATGAACACagacatttttacatacatatacagacaagaaagaaaaagaaaaaatccaaactAATTACATAATCTTCCTTTTTAAGCTCTATTACTGGGACTTTAGACTAGATCACTTGTCACTAAAAGTCAACACAAGAATGGCTAACCCAATCTATTTCACATGTCCATGATAGCTAGATATCTGCAGGCCTGGGCAACTATATTGGCTCTGTGCTTTCCAATTGTCAAACCTCTTTTAtcactcttcttccttctcctgtaTCTT
It includes:
- the Dlc1 gene encoding rho GTPase-activating protein 7 isoform X4, yielding MSVAIRKRSWEEHVTQQTGQPFNSDEYDIACHHGLASDSLQASMEKDATLNVDQKEKCASLPDCCCGPEPRDFPGRPMGHISQEVDESGSQEGDEQFLSLEASTETLVHISDEDTDSDLHLTNDSQISTPQRHARDSQRSIEGAGSFMKALSIRQSHQDSCDSWRKADEANVSTAEERGKRQGVGAVSKSLELCKDISSDETKDVPQINTFSSLNVEDTAPETQLLNSAVIAQQRRKPDSSKEEQEKTCHPVVVEEELLAAPGADRGLPLLKADFGSCLLQPPSCPGGMSAENDLQKTGFSEHQNNSPLKVNPDHGMQCLHLRGPVTTQETVDNQVRLRKRKETREDRDRTRLDSMVLLIMKLDQLDQDIENALSTASSPSSTPTNLRRRHVPDLESGSESGTDSISVNQTQVTLSSNPDSTDPSSTTGSNSGTKPKATALPCVGEKEMAASGLSSKKSGQELKAGTWRQEQKQREEKEDCLLACFLRLLQLPFLDNLGLLTQRWTLS